The proteins below are encoded in one region of Phycicoccus sp. M110.8:
- a CDS encoding serine/threonine-protein kinase: MNRLHEGYVLGGRYELGSRIASGGMADVWAAVDQVLQREVAVKVMRPDTGHEELFALRFRDEAVHSASLMHANIVTLFDYGEEDGLAYLVMELVPGEPLSTLLRREGAQSPLVVRSIIGQVAMALGVAHEARVVHRDVKPANIMMRPDGIAKITDFGIARALDAAGHTRHGEMLGTPDYISPEQALGKAATGASDLYALGVVAHEMLSGRRPFDKGTPIATALSHVTEPPPPLPEGVPDDLADLVWRLLAKNPADRPENARAVAVELGMADDEITGLALGLAAELDEQVETPDVVPVTQAMSSPRHSDPRPTPVAGEAPTSWVDLPLGRSSGRHSAGAVLAGAGAVGHGAGAPDVPHPDVVEPVAGADMAAAVDVVNVVDPGHVEGLVNGPASADPDATIPG, encoded by the coding sequence ATGAACAGGTTGCACGAGGGCTACGTCCTCGGCGGGCGCTACGAGCTCGGCTCGCGGATCGCCTCGGGTGGCATGGCCGACGTGTGGGCCGCGGTGGACCAGGTGCTCCAGCGTGAGGTCGCCGTCAAGGTGATGCGCCCCGACACCGGCCACGAGGAGCTCTTCGCCCTCCGGTTCCGTGACGAGGCCGTGCACTCGGCGTCCCTCATGCACGCCAACATCGTCACCCTCTTCGACTACGGCGAGGAGGACGGCCTGGCCTACCTTGTCATGGAGCTCGTCCCCGGTGAGCCCCTCTCGACGCTGCTGCGGCGCGAGGGGGCGCAGTCCCCGCTCGTCGTGCGCTCGATCATCGGCCAGGTCGCGATGGCCCTCGGCGTCGCCCACGAGGCGCGCGTCGTCCACCGGGACGTCAAGCCGGCGAACATCATGATGCGCCCCGACGGCATCGCCAAGATCACCGACTTCGGCATCGCCCGCGCGCTCGACGCGGCGGGTCACACCCGCCACGGCGAGATGCTCGGCACGCCCGACTACATCAGCCCCGAGCAGGCGCTGGGCAAGGCAGCCACCGGCGCGAGCGACCTGTACGCCCTCGGCGTCGTGGCGCACGAGATGCTCTCGGGCCGTAGGCCGTTCGACAAGGGCACGCCGATCGCGACCGCCCTCAGCCACGTCACCGAGCCCCCGCCGCCGCTGCCGGAGGGCGTGCCGGACGACCTCGCCGACCTCGTCTGGCGGCTGCTCGCCAAGAACCCGGCCGACCGGCCCGAGAACGCGCGCGCCGTCGCGGTCGAGCTCGGGATGGCCGACGACGAGATCACCGGCCTGGCCCTCGGCCTGGCCGCGGAGCTCGACGAGCAGGTGGAGACGCCCGACGTGGTCCCCGTGACCCAGGCGATGTCGTCGCCCCGCCACAGCGACCCGCGGCCGACCCCGGTTGCGGGCGAGGCCCCGACCTCGTGGGTGGACCTCCCGCTCGGCCGGTCGTCCGGTCGGCACTCGGCAGGAGCGGTGCTCGCCGGGGCCGGCGCCGTGGGCCACGGCGCCGGCGCGCCGGACGTGCCGCACCCGGACGTCGTCGAGCCGGTCGCAGGTGCGGACATGGCCGCGGCCGTGGACGTCGTCAACGT